In Miscanthus floridulus cultivar M001 chromosome 8, ASM1932011v1, whole genome shotgun sequence, the sequence TGGTTAGGTTTCCTATCCTGGGAGTCTGGGACAGATATTGTTCCATGTGAATTCAGGATTGTGGTAGTGGAAAGCTCATACAATCGCTGTTTTTTTGGCTGATATAAACGTGGATTTGCTGTGGTATGTAAAAGCCACTTTCCACTATTGAAATAGGTGATCAATGCAACTTTTTAAGATAGCATATCATGTAGCTGTCTGAAAAAGGTTGTGTAGTTGTTCACATGTAGTTTTCGCAGTTCTGTCATCTGTGCTAAGATAATAAATCCTATGTGATTTGTTATGAAGATATATGCTTTGCATGATTCATGGCTCCAATTCTTCTACTTGGTTTTGAAGTGTGACATGATCACTAGTCCATTGTTTAGTTGTTTTTAGATGAGGATGTCCGTCATGGTAAAAGGATGTCTGTTTTGGGTTTGTGGGATGTTTTCCATACGAGGAACTAGTATTGGGAATATTCTCCCTCCATCTTTATTCTGTCTTATTAGGTATCAATGTGTTTATATACCCGCATGGCTGCAACtgcaggtagggatgaaaacgatgGCCCTGTTTGAATACTCTAGCATagctagaggttagagttagtttctagctcaggactagccctgaactaactctagcctaagagatgtttggataccagggttaaaataataataaatgtgctttccaaATCATTAGTGTAggtgaaagtagagagaaaacagtggaccccacctcaaatagccccaactagcccaaataatcacctctttgggggatagttttttagggTGGGCTAGTTACAAATAACCCACTCTAACCCTCCTGTTTGGCTACTTTAGGGCTAGTTGAGCTCCAACTAGCCCAAACTAACTCTAACCCATAGATCTAAACAGGGCCGATACCAAGTGGTCTATTTTTTTTTGTCAGTTTcctacttttttttttctgaaacatTAGTTTCCTACTTTTTGTTTCCTCAGATATCGAACATTGTCGACAACGAATAGGGGCCAATATATATTATGGAACTTTGGAAACAAAACTACCCGATCTGAAACACATCGATATATCGATCCGAAATTTATAATTTATTGCAAACAATGAGCAATAGCACAACAAATGCATATAATCAGAGTGACTGATTGAGTGATTGACATTTCATAAGAGGCTGAGACAAAGAAAATCGAACGACAACAATTGAAAACTGGACTTGGGGGACATGATTAACCGCTGGGGTTTGCCTATTAGGCTTCAATTCATTTTTGTTTCTTTAACCGTTATACTATTGTTGTCTTTGCGGAGGGAAAAGTCCATTTTATCTTCTTAAACTATTAGTCATAGTATGAATTTTCTCCTCAAACTTTAAAGTTAGAGATCACACCCTCTAAACTCTCAAAATCGTTCAAATTACCTCCCTGCCCTAGTTTGAGGTGGCTTTGTCCTTTTTTAGCTAAAAAAATTGGTAAATACTAAATAAGGTTTTTGAACCACATAAAATTTCTCTACACTTCTAATTTTTTtgagaaaattcctagagatagattgaGATACAACAAATCCAAATCAAATATTTAGATCTCATGATAATATCTCTACAACATTCCAAAAAATAGATTTAGATCAAGAAAAACAGAAAAAATCCAGAATGTAGTAATCCCAAAACATTCCAATTGATGCTTAAACACATTTTGAAAACTTTTCAATAAAATGTAAGATCCAACCAACGTGAATGCAGTGCATCCATACTTGTTGAATCTCATATTTTTGACATCGATTACAATGTTTTggtggtgtgtgtgtgggtgggtgggtggggggggggggggtgtttctAGTTTTTTTCTAGATATTTTCCCATTTCCTAAGATCCCAATCTAATTTTAGAAGGTTCTAGATATATTTTCACAagctttaaatattttatttggattttttGTTTCCAAATCTACCTCTACAATTTTTCTTGAAATTTTTAGAAGCTTAGAAGCATTTTATGTGGTTCAAAAACCTTATTAAGTATTTATCagattctttttttaaaaaaaaagacaaaaccgcctttaAGACCACTAACCATGGCAAAGAGGTAATTTTAACGGTTTTAAGAGTTAAAAAGGGTTGCGGTGTCTGATTTTGAAGTTTAATATAAGGAGGAAATTTAGATTAGCACGATAGTTTAGGAAGATAAAATTGACTTTTTCCTTTCGTGGATGCCATAAGTTGGTACTGGGCTGGGCAGGCTTAGGCCCAGTCATCAGAAATCCAGGGCATAAGAAGATAAATTGGCCATGAAGCTAAATAAATATCCCTTTGTGTAATCTTATTAGCTTTCTTTGTTTGCTGATCGGCTGTATTGTTTTTGTGTTTAGGGGGCAACCCCTCCtgttttcctaaaaaaaaacCCCAATGTTGTATTTTTGAAGGAGGGCAGCAAATATATTTTTCTGCTGAAGGGCTTGGTCACATATTTCCATCCAGTGTCTTAGGCTGAGTTTACCGTATATAGGCGGCTTGGATTTTTATTCAAAATCGTTGTGATTCTGGTGTTGACTCATGAATATACAAAGTTCTTAGTTTCCTAATCATAAATTCATAATCCTACCAGAAAAGGTTTGTAAATAATAAGCCTGCTTGGTTTCGTAATGGCTTTGTGCAGTTCCAGGCACTTCGTCAGGGAGCGCAAGATAATaactcatttttttcattatcttTAGTAAAGATCGATTAGTCAGCAATACATAATAACGTTGAGATGTATGGTCAAAACTGGCTTCACAATTACAGGCACTCCGCACGCCCATTAGGGAATGCAATCTCTTATGCTCATCCTCATCCATAGGCCCGTTTAcgtgcccttaaatccggctttgatccatttctttttttttatccggaacagtattttcctcttacAAATTCCTCTAGATCCATCCAGATTCCTctaaaattcctccaagcgaacgagGCCATACTCTAATTCAACTGATAAAGCCGAACCGGCACTGAATACATCCCAAAAATCTCCGTCATATATTACATGATTAAATACCAGTCATCTAAGACTACAAACCAGAAAACATAGCTCCATCACCATGACAAGAAAGGCATGCCAACAGCACATACAGAAAGAAATGGAAAAAAGGAGGCTACAATTACGGTGAACAAGATTCAGAAAACAATGTACAATCATCCATGTCGTCCACCTCGTCCTCGGGAATGTTCCATTTCTCGGGCTCCTTCAGACACTCATCAGTAGTAGACAGGAAATGCAGAACCTGAAAAACAACATGAGCAGTAAGGGACAGTGGCATACTGTAATCAGCAAACATTTGAGTATTTGACAATACTACAATCAGATCAGCTCAGGTAGCTAGTAATAAAATTGGTTAGTACCTCGGCCATTGAAGGCCGCCACATCGCCGGTCGCATGATGCAGCGGGATGCGACTGCGACCATCCTATTCAGTTGATCTTTGTCATAGTCATCTCCGAGGTTTGGGTCTGCAAGTTCAGTCACTTGCCCAGCTTCCAGCAGTGGCTTTGCCTAGACAACAAGAGTAAGTCATATGTGCGAATTGTTGCCTAGTAAACATCATGTTGGTGCCATTTCTTTCTCTTGTCCTCACCCATTGCAGAAGGCTTTGCTTGGAGCAGTCAATAGGTCTCCTTCCAGTGACAATCTCTAGCAGCAGAACGCCAAAAGCGAATATGTCGGTCTTTTCATCGACGATGCCATGCATGAAGTATTCTGGTGCCAAGTACCTGCGTTCTCAAAGTGATTTTTGAAAATTTGAGTCGAAATGCAATGTTCTTACATTACATTACTATGGTTTCAAAATGAGCACACTGTTCTTACCCAAATGTGCCTTCTATGGGTAGGACAGAATGGTGAGTCCACTGCTTTGGGAGCCACTTTGCCAAACCGAAGTCTGAAATCTGTTATAGACACCACAACCATCTTTTGTCACAGTCTATGCATCGAAGCAATACAACTATCTATTTGGTCAGAAAACAATTTACCTGAGGTTCGAAGTCATTGCCAAGAAGTACATTGGATGCCTTGATATCTCGATGGATGATCCGATGCCTGCAGAACATATGCAGATATTGCAAGCCCCTTGCTACACCCACCGCAATCTTGTACCTCAGAGGCCACTCAAGAGTTTTCCCACTCTTCCCTGTAAAATTGGATCTCTATTGTCACATAATTACTCGAGAATTCTCCTTATCTCTGAAAAAATGATGATATATACTGTACTACTGAATGAAATTCGGTACCATGCAGTGCCGATGCTAGCGTGCCGTTTGCGCAGAACTCGAATATCAGGTACAACCCATTCTCAACGCAGCATCCAAGAAGGTAGGATGTGTTTGGATGGCATACATGCCCCTGAATCCCTAGCTCTGCCAGGAACTCTTTCTCCTTCTGCTCACTGGGCGTGCCTTTTGCTAGCCTCTTCACAGCTATATGTTGGCCATCAGACAGGGTGCCCTTGTATACTTCTGCATAGCCTCCTCTTCCAGCCATGTTATCTACAAGCAAACCACAGAAAAATTAAAGATAACAATCTTGCATTCCGATCTTGATGTTTCATTTCTTATGACATCAAATCTCCTCTGGTAAGCTTTTTCACAACTAATATATAAGAATAGCTGAATTTCTGAAAACTTAATGAACTAGTATTTGAACAGAGTCACCTGGATGGAAGTCATTAGTGGCCACTGAAATCTCCTGAAAGCTGAAACACCTCCAGGCAGGCTTGTGATCTTCTGCATAGGTGGAACCGACATCGCTGCCCCTGGCGCTATCATCGCCGATGTTCCTCAGGAATGGGAGCAACCGTCTCCACAGGCCATTGTGTCCACGCCGGCTCGCCTCATGGCTAGACGTGCTGTAGCATTCTTCAGTGACTTGGTTCTCGCCTCCCTCTGCCTCTGGCCCATCCAGAACTGCTCTCGGCGAGCTCTTGTCCTCGGCGCCTTCATTAGAAGATTGAGCCAGCTTCCGTGTCGAGTTTGATCTCAGTAGCTTCTGAAGGGGTGGGAATCTTCTGCTCCATGTTGAGCTTGAGGAGATGGTGCTGTCTGCTGCTTTCAGTTTCGGAATTGGTTTCAGAAAGCAGGTTTATCACACATCTGAGAAAAATGCACTCTGACCATATGTGTGATCTTACCATCAAATGACCGAGGTCTCAGACGAGTACTACTTTGTGGTAGGCCTCCCCTTCCCACAGCAATCACCGAGCAGTTTTTTGGAGCATGCATGAAGCAGTAGTTTGCAATCTCAAAATGGCTCCTGTTATGGTAATAGGTGTAAGAGTAAGATCAATACTTTCTAGGCTTCTAACTGAAAATTAATAGCAGactcacttttttttttttgaaaaagtgaTCACTTTGCGATACTCACTGgctattgatattacataaaaaaaTTCAGGAGCAACTGAGTTCAATATTTTATTTTGGACAT encodes:
- the LOC136471885 gene encoding probable receptor-like serine/threonine-protein kinase At5g57670 isoform X1, encoding MDTIEECSDGSRHLLGLGNRILVGVPDNSRGCSELLSWAIGAVAKASDSVVAVHVLGGRGRKRRLQKANAFIIYMLGEFVEACEAKQINLEAKVICSSNIGRALTQEAALTDGNILIVGRSRNGYHRSHFEIANYCFMHAPKNCSVIAVGRGGLPQSSTRLRPRSFDADSTISSSSTWSRRFPPLQKLLRSNSTRKLAQSSNEGAEDKSSPRAVLDGPEAEGGENQVTEECYSTSSHEASRRGHNGLWRRLLPFLRNIGDDSARGSDVGSTYAEDHKPAWRCFSFQEISVATNDFHPDNMAGRGGYAEVYKGTLSDGQHIAVKRLAKGTPSEQKEKEFLAELGIQGHVCHPNTSYLLGCCVENGLYLIFEFCANGTLASALHGKSGKTLEWPLRYKIAVGVARGLQYLHMFCRHRIIHRDIKASNVLLGNDFEPQISDFGLAKWLPKQWTHHSVLPIEGTFGYLAPEYFMHGIVDEKTDIFAFGVLLLEIVTGRRPIDCSKQSLLQWAKPLLEAGQVTELADPNLGDDYDKDQLNRMVAVASRCIMRPAMWRPSMAEVLHFLSTTDECLKEPEKWNIPEDEVDDMDDCTLFSESCSP
- the LOC136471885 gene encoding probable receptor-like serine/threonine-protein kinase At5g57670 isoform X2; this translates as MDTIEECSDGSRHLLGLGNRILVGVPDNSRGCSELLSWAIGAVAKASDSVVAVHVLGGRGRKRRLQKANAFIIYMLGEFVEACEAKQINLEAKVICSSNIGRALTQEAALTDGNILIVGRSRNGYHRSHFEIANYCFMHAPKNCSVIAVGRGGLPQSSTRLRPRSFDDSTISSSSTWSRRFPPLQKLLRSNSTRKLAQSSNEGAEDKSSPRAVLDGPEAEGGENQVTEECYSTSSHEASRRGHNGLWRRLLPFLRNIGDDSARGSDVGSTYAEDHKPAWRCFSFQEISVATNDFHPDNMAGRGGYAEVYKGTLSDGQHIAVKRLAKGTPSEQKEKEFLAELGIQGHVCHPNTSYLLGCCVENGLYLIFEFCANGTLASALHGKSGKTLEWPLRYKIAVGVARGLQYLHMFCRHRIIHRDIKASNVLLGNDFEPQISDFGLAKWLPKQWTHHSVLPIEGTFGYLAPEYFMHGIVDEKTDIFAFGVLLLEIVTGRRPIDCSKQSLLQWAKPLLEAGQVTELADPNLGDDYDKDQLNRMVAVASRCIMRPAMWRPSMAEVLHFLSTTDECLKEPEKWNIPEDEVDDMDDCTLFSESCSP